GTACACCCTATTTGACTCACCGATGCAAAACATTTTAGACCTCTGCTCAGCACTTTTGTTTCTGCATTATTTTATTCCCCGCCCCAGTCAAATCAGCCCTACTCCAAAATCTTTTCTACTGAACGatgttctctgtctgtccaaGCTGCCACTGCAGAGTTTCAGCTCTCCGTTGGTGGTCCAGTTGCTTTATTGTCTCAGTTGGTAACTACTGTATCTGTCACTCACTGGAGAAGAATAGAACACCATGACTACTGCAGCAAACAAGCTCTAAGTAGCTCTGTGTACAGCCTTATAACACACATACCCAGTGCAGAGAAATGTAGACAGTATAGGGAGACACTGCAGAACTATACCACCATCTTTGTGTTTTACTACATGCAAGGTAAGCAATGCAGTAAATAACTCTCTTCAGGCCTGTTTTTTAGGGTGTTATACTGGTTGTTATTTGAAATGCATCCAAGGAGATTTTCAAGGCTTGTAACTGCTGTTTCTACTTTCTATTACCACTGAATACGCTAAACCTGAGGTcatttttacagtatttgttgTACCAGACACAAAATGTTCATCAAAAATGCCAACCTAAGACACCCCCGTCGCCACCATGAATTATTTCTGCCGAGTCGACCCTACAGAGGAGAACCGCCGACGGTGGCAGGTAAAggtttgctgctgctctgtcccaGCATCAGACAGTTAGTGATGTTCTTAGATGACTCATAGACACGTCAAATATGTTGTGGTTCAGGtcagagtgtgtgaagtgttctTCATATCTAGGTTCCAACTATAAAAATAACTAAAACATTCAAAACTGTCATTATTTCTGTAGTTTTGCTTCAGTCTCAAGGTGATTTTCTGAATGcattgacaaaaataaaacattctcTCAATAGTCTCATCACAGATACCACTTTGGCATGATTGCATCATTGTCATCTTCAGAGTAAATGGGCCTAAATGAGCCATGACTGACACCACCAATTCATATGATTTAAACAAGGGTAGTTTGTTGTCTTTGGGGGTTTTCCAGCTCAAAcactacaaaaaataaaaatgcctGATTGGACGGATTTCAGCTGATGTTAAGTTAGTcaagctgcagtgtgttcacTGGAATCACTCCAAAGCAGCCTGTTAAATGAAAAGGATTTttgagaagtttttttttttttctaaatcatACACAATACTTTGATTACATAGTATATGTATTTTAAAATAGAAGGCAATGTTTTTCTGTAATCAGCCAATTTTAAAGCCCACATTTTACCCTCTTTGACTTCCTCAGGATTTCTCCTCTACCCGGACACTCCTGCTAAGATGGAGACCACATCCAGAGAAGCTTTCTGCTTTAGACCTGTCCCACAACCAGACAGAGGCACAGGTCTGCAGTCTTATCTCAGCCCAGAGAGTAACCTCATCTGTTTTAAGACAAGCCATGAGCTGTGCTTGTGTGGAGGATTTTAGTGCTGAAAATAGGCATGCCAAGTagtgtgttgtgtttagtgaatatgtgtgtacgtgtgtatgtgtgagagattaggaaaatgatttatgagttttttctttcagaaataaAATTACTATCATTAGactgaaataataataacaaagtAATTAATGCttcaaatataaagaaaaacatccataTAAGGTTAAATATAGAACGCTGTTACTTGTATGTCGAAAGGGGAGACAAATTTGAcccaaatatgtttttattattgctaaATACTGCCAGCAAAGTACTGGGGATGTAACCTTTAGTCTTAAATCTAAAAAATACTATTAGGAAGTGGCATTACAGGTCCATAACTAAAATGGTATGATAATTCAATATTTTAGAACAGAGCATCTATAATCTTTTTATGTATCCTTTTTGTCTCGATGCATCTATGCCACGGCTTTTGCCTATCTTTTAATACTGTAACAACTTCCCtggcatgggatcaataaagttttatcttatcttatcttatctaaagAAAGCCAATGTTATATAGTAAGATGCTTCACTCCAGGCTTACctaaatgtacatttaaaaaaacacacacatttagtaCAGCAGATACAATATGGAAAAACTTTCAGCCTCAAttataatgaacattttttcCAGATGTTACCTCCGTATGGGATGTTTCCTGGAATAtttcatgactgtgtgtgaaatgaaaccCTTACCAAGGTTATGACTACCCTTCAGGAGACCATGCAGCCCAGAACACACAACAGGAGTCCCACCGTTCTCATACCACATCCTcgagacaaacaggaagaggacacagcagcagggacaGAGAGCGAGGGGAGGACGAGCAGGAAGGCAGCCGTGATCAGATGGGGTCCACAGTGGTGAAAAATGAAGGAGATGCAATCCAGATGCTGTCTCAGTATCAGAAGGAtttccctcctccatcctcctgccGCAGGAGGCGTACACCTGCCCTCCCCCAGCCAGACAACATCGCTATCAACCCTGCTTTCAGGTGGGAGCCAGTTGGTCAATATGCCTTTATGCACGTCATTATAGTCTAACCTATTAGTTAGAACGTAGTCCATCATCTTTTAAAACGTGGatgtttttaatattcattAAACCGCTGTATGTCTTATCCTGTTTTAAATGCATTGGGACCATGCTGCATGGTGATTCTGCACTTTAAACTGATTGATTGAATATCATATGCATGTAGAGATCTGctcatgcatgtctgtgttctGCTTCACAGGATCGAGTTCAGCACGGTCCAAAGAGAGGCTTACCCTCGTTGGCCCATAATGAATCCCAGGTATGCTGGCAGGATGAAAGCAGCCTCGTCCGGTCAACCAAACACGACTTCAGACCGATGATCTATCACCTGTGTGCGCTTCCCAGCAATAAGTGTTTGACGAAGCAGTCATACCTTCTCACCCTGCTGATCTTTGGCTGTAAAACATGGCAGCTTATTTACactatgaataaataaatgtcaaaaaaatgtcacagttatcattatcatcattttcactgactGTAGCACATGTCTGATTCCATCATAAGGCTATGAACCCACACAGTCATTGTCATTCTATACAATGACAGTAATAAACATGATTTCATCAACCAGGGAGAAACATGCCAGTTTTGTGGGCTTTCATGGAGCGAGCGTGTCTTTGCATCAGTTCTGGCTTATCTTATGAATAGCACTGTAACACACTCTGCAGTTTAGACATAGTTAGAATGAAACAGTAGTTTTGGATCAGAGGTGTTGGTGAGTTCTCCTTCTCTAACCACATCCGGCACAACAAGTGTCTGCCTGGAAATATATCCTTTATTCAATGTGCAACTTTATTGGCAcacctttgttttgtttaaagtgTAATCATGCTCGTTAGCcgcttttgtttcctctgtttcctttgtGTTACTGTGGAATCAGCACAGACTCTTTTCCAAGTGATGAACTTCCCAGCAGCAGGTCATGTGATGAGCTAATGGACTGATGGTGTGTCACTACATAAGCCTTACAGCAAAAGACTAACGCCATTGTGTGTCATACTGATGACTTcatgcagacagacggacagctTGAAAGAAAACAATCCACCCACTGACTCATAACTGAGACATGATTTACTTGACCGGGGATCAAACAGCTGAGCTTAAGCTTCAGGACAAGTTGGAGAGATGGATAACTTTCCAGCCAAACTATGCACACTCAAAGattcacttcctgtattttctACTTTCTATGCTTGTCTttagttttgtattttgtactgttttcacaAACTCCACTGGCTAGTTTTAATGGAGTTGCAACTTTTAGATTTCAAATTGGTCACCTGTACATTTAGCTGATGCTATTTTGCATTACAATTCCAGAGCATACTTGCTCGTGGCAGAGCTACAAATACAATAGAAAAAGTTCTAAGGTTGTAATGACCTTTGTCCCAGAGCAAAATGCAACTCATAATAATGTTAGAGGAAAATCTTTGTAACTTTTGGACCAGGAATAAGTAAAGTGAGACTATTGTGAAAATTCTCTGGTCTATTTGAATTTTTTCCCTGTGTTAAGAGCCAGTGTTGCACAAACCATCACCAGAGGCCTTTTAACAAgtacaaacatgcaaaaatgcccccaaaacactgacatgtctCTGATTTCGAAACCAAACTAAATTGTGttaagagagaaaatgtggaaCAGATTCAATCTGATTTACAGCTATTTTAAAACGTGTATCAGAAAAACAATggcattttattcatttaatagCAGATTTTGCTTTTAAAGCTTGTGGTCTTTACTGCTTGTAAGGCTTCACCTGGCTGGACAACATCGATGAcgtaaaaatgtctttatttgtaATGTTCAGTGCACTTGCATACGGTAAATTATTATACAGTCTCAGCTCTCAATtttgacaacaaaaacatggaCTGAGT
Above is a window of Chaetodon auriga isolate fChaAug3 chromosome 15, fChaAug3.hap1, whole genome shotgun sequence DNA encoding:
- the LOC143333166 gene encoding uncharacterized protein LOC143333166 produces the protein MFIKNANLRHPRRHHELFLPSRPYRGEPPTVAGFLLYPDTPAKMETTSREAFCFRPVPQPDRGTGDHAAQNTQQESHRSHTTSSRQTGRGHSSRDRERGEDEQEGSRDQMGSTVVKNEGDAIQMLSQYQKDFPPPSSCRRRRTPALPQPDNIAINPAFRIEFSTVQREAYPRWPIMNPRYAGRMKAASSGQPNTTSDR